In the Hordeum vulgare subsp. vulgare chromosome 7H, MorexV3_pseudomolecules_assembly, whole genome shotgun sequence genome, one interval contains:
- the LOC123407818 gene encoding 5'-methylthioadenosine/S-adenosylhomocysteine nucleosidase-like → MAPPSSEEPAAASAEASAAGAISKVLVVIAMQTEALPLVTRFQLVEAAADESIFPKGAPWTRYHGEYKGLHIDLVWPGKDPLLGVDSVGTVSAALVTYASIQLLKPDLIINAGTAGGFKAKGAGIGDVFLASDVAFHDRRIPIPVFDSYGIGARKTFETPNIVKELNLKVGKLSTGDSLDMSPHDESAILSNEATVKDMEGAAVAYVADLFSTPAIFVKAVTDIVDGEKPTAEEFLQNLISVTMALDQAVLQVVDFISGKCISDL, encoded by the exons ATGGCGCCACCCTCCTCCGAAGagccggccgccgcctccgccgagGCCTCCGCGGCCGGCGCCATCTCCAAGGTCCTCGTCGTCATAG CGATGCAGACGGAGGCGCTCCCGCTCGTCACCCGgttccagctcgtcgaggcggccgCCGACGAGTCCAT ATTTCCTAAAGGTGCCCCATGGACTCGGTACCATGGCGAATACAAAGGCCTCCACATTGACCTTGTATGGCCTGGAAAAGATCCTCTGCTCG GAGTGGACAGTGTGGGTACAGTATCGGCAGCTCTGGTTACTTATGCTTCTATACAGTTGTTGAAGCCAGACCTTATCATCAACGCTGGTACTGCAGGCGGTTTCAAG GCCAAAGGAGCAGGTATTGGGGATGTCTTCTTGGCTTCAGATGTTGCATTCCATGACAGGAGAATACCCATTCCT GTTTTTGACAGTTATGGAATTGGAGCGCGAAAAACATTTGAAACCCCAAATATAGTGAAAGAACTCAATTTGAAG gTTGGGAAGCTGTCAACTGGTGATTCTCTAGATATGTCTCCTCATGATGAGTCAGCAATACTGAGCAATGAAGCTACAGTCAAGGATATGGAG GGAGCAGCGGTGGCTTATGTTGCTGACTTGTTCTCAACACCCGCTATCTTTGTCAAAGCTGTGACCGACATTGTTGATGGGGAGAAGCCAACAGCCGAGGAGTTTCTGCAAAACCTGATCTCGGTGACGATGGCGCTTGACCAGGCAGTCTTGCAGGTGGTAGACTTCATCAGTGGCAAATGTATCTCTGATCTCTGA